CTCATCCCCCACGCCCGGGTGGGGCACATCGGGATCTTCCGGGACCCCGGGTCCCTGAAGCCCGTGCCCTACTACGCCAAGCTCCCCGCTGACATCGCCGAAAGGCGGGTCTTCCTACTGGACCCCATGTTGGCCACAGGGGGTAGCGCCAGCCACGCCCTCTCCCTCCTGAAAGCGAAGGGGGCTGCGGGCATGAAGCTCATGTGCCTCATCGCCGCCCCGGAAGGGCTAGAGCGCATCGCCCAGGACCACCCCGACGCCGAGGTGGTGGTGGCGGCCATCGACGAGCGCCTCAACGAGCACGGCTACATCGTCCCCGGCCTGGGCGACGCCGGGGACCGCATCTACGGCACGAAATGACCGAGATCCTAAAGCGCATCGGGGTGGCCGAGCCCACGGGATCCGGTTGGCTCACGGTAGTCTTCGTCTTCCTCCTGGCCCTCTTCTTCACCTGGCGCTTCATCCCCCATGTGCGCCGCTTCGCCCTCAAGGTGGGCTGGGCCGACCTCCCCAACGAAAGGCGCCTCAACCAAAAGCCCTTGCCCAACGCCGGGGGGCTGGCCGTCTACGGGGGGGTGGTCCTAGCCCTGGTGGCAGCCGCCCTTCTCAGGCCCATCCTGGTGGAGGGGGTCCTGATCCAGGTCCTGGCCATCCTCCTGGGGGGAGCCTGGCTGGTCCTGGTGGGTTTCATCGACGATCAGTTTGGCCTTCCCCCCCTTTTCCGCCTCCTGGCGCAGACCCTGGCCGCCCTTCTCCTCATGGCGGTGGGGGTCCGGTTTGAGGCCGCCTTCGGCACCCCTTTGGACCCGGCCTTGGGCCTCTTCCTCACCTGGCTCTGGGTCGTGGGGATCACCAACGCCCTGAACCTCATGGACGGGCTGGACGGCCTGGCGGGGGGCATCGCCTACATCAGCGCCATGAGCCTCCTCTTCGTCTCCGCCCAGTTTCCCTTCTGGGCGGCGGGCACCTTGGTCCTCTCCGCCCTGGCGGGGGCCGCCCTGGGCTTCCTCAGGCACAACCTCCACCCCAGCCGCATCATCCTGGGGGATGCTGGGGCCTACTTCCTGGGCTACACCCTCGCCGCCACCGCCCTCCTTGGCCAACTGAAGCTCACCACCTTCCTGGGCCTCCTCCCTCCCGCCCTCTTCCTCCTCCTCCCCATCCTGGACACCACCCAGGTGGTGGTGCGAAGGCTCCTAAGGGGACAGAACCCCCTTTCCACCCCCGGCAAGGACCACATCCACCACCGCCTCCTGGCCCGGGGGCTTTCCCAGAGGCGGGTGGCCTTCGTCCTATGGGGGTTGGCCCTCCTCTTCAACCTTCTGGCCATGGCCTACCTGGGGATGCCCTGGGAGGCCATCCTGGCGAGCCTCCTGGCCATCCTCCTCGGCCTGAGCTGGGTCACCTACCGCAGGCTCAGGGCCCTCCTAAGGGAGGTAGAATGAGGGCCGTGGTCAGGCGGAGGCCCTTCACCGCCAAGGAGTACCACCGCCTCCTCGAGGCCGGCATCCTGCGGGAGGACGACCGGGTGGAACTCATTGAGGGGGAGATCCTGGAGATGAGCCCTATCGGTAGCCGACACCTGGCCGCAGTGAACCGGATCGCCCGGCTTTTCTTCCAGCGCTTCGGCGACCGGGCCATTGTCAGCGTGCAAAACCCCATCCACCTAGACCCCCGAAGCGAGCCCCAACCTGACCTCACCCTCCTCAAACCCAACCCCTCCGACTACGCCGAGGCCTTACCCACGCCCCAAGAGGTCCTGCTCCTGGTGGAGGTCATGGACACCTCCCAGGCCTACGACCGGGAGGTGAAGCTCCCCCTTTACGCCAGGGCGGGGATCCCCGAGGTCTGGCTTTTGGACCTCGAGGCCCGCCGCCTAGAGGTCTACCGAAAGCCCACCCCGGAGGGCTTCGCCGAGGCCCGGGCCCTGGGCCCTGAGGAAACGGTGGCTCCCCTGTCCTTCCCCGAGGCCCGCCTCCCCGTGGCCCACCTCCTCGTCCCATGAAGCGGGTGGTCCTGGCCTTCGGCACCCGGCCCGAGGCCACCAAGATGGCCCCGGTCTACCTGGCCCTGAAGGAGACTCCCTATATAAAACCCCTGGTCTTCCTCACCGGCCAGCACCGGGAGCAGCTCCAGCAGGCCCTCTCCCTCTTCGGCATCCGGGAGGACCGCAACCTGGACGTGATGCAAGAGCGCCAGGCCCTCCCCGACCTGGCGGCCCGGATCCTGCCCCAGGCAGCCCGGGCCCTCAGGGAGATGGGGGCGGACTACGTCCTGGTCCACGGGGACACCCTCACCACCTTCGCCGTAGCCTGGGCGGCCTTCCTCGAGGGCCTGCCCGTGGGCCACGTGGAGGCGGGCCTCCGGAGCCACAACCTCAAGGAGCCCTTCCCCGAGGAGGCCAACCGCCGCCTCACTGACGCCCTCACCGACCTGGACTTCGCCCCCACCCCCTTGGCCAAGGAGAACCTCCTCAAGGAGGGGAAGCGGGAGGAGGGCATCCTGGTCACGGGCCAGACCGGGGTGGACGCCGTCCTCCTGGCGGCCCGGCTGGGAAAGCTCCCCGAGGGCCTCCCCCCTCCCCCCTACGTCACCGTCACCATGCACCGCCGGGAAAACTGGCCCCTCCTCCCCGAGCTCGCCCGGGCCCTGAGGAGGGTGGCTGAGGCCTTCCCCCACCTCAACTTCGTCTACCCCGTGCACCTAAACCCCGTGGTGCGGGAGGCGGTTTTCCCCGTCCTCAAGGAGGTAAACAACTTCGTCCTCCTCCCCCCCCTGGAGTACGGCCCCATGGCCGCCCTCATGCGGGAAAGCCTCCTCCTGGTCACGGACTCCGGGGGGTTGCAGGAAGAGGGGGCGGCCCTGGGCGTGCCCGTGGTGGTCTTAAGAAACGTCACGGAGCGGCCCGAAGGGCTTCAGGCGGGCATCCTCAAGCTGGCGGGCACCGACCCCGAAAGGGTCTTCCAGGTGGTCAAGGGGCTCCTGGAGGACCCGGAGGAGCTTGCCCGCATGCGCCAGGCCAAGAACCCCTACGGGGACGGAAAGGCGGGGGTCCGGGTGGCCCGGGGCGTGGCCTGGCGGCTGGGCCTCGGCCCTAGGCCGGAGGACTGGAGACCCTAGGCCAG
The genomic region above belongs to Thermus sediminis and contains:
- the upp gene encoding uracil phosphoribosyltransferase, which gives rise to MRITLVDHPLVQHKLAHLRDKGTGAKDFRELAQELSLLMAYEAMRDLELTETTVETPVAPARAKVLSGKKLALVAILRAGLVMVEGILRLIPHARVGHIGIFRDPGSLKPVPYYAKLPADIAERRVFLLDPMLATGGSASHALSLLKAKGAAGMKLMCLIAAPEGLERIAQDHPDAEVVVAAIDERLNEHGYIVPGLGDAGDRIYGTK
- a CDS encoding MraY family glycosyltransferase; translated protein: MTEILKRIGVAEPTGSGWLTVVFVFLLALFFTWRFIPHVRRFALKVGWADLPNERRLNQKPLPNAGGLAVYGGVVLALVAAALLRPILVEGVLIQVLAILLGGAWLVLVGFIDDQFGLPPLFRLLAQTLAALLLMAVGVRFEAAFGTPLDPALGLFLTWLWVVGITNALNLMDGLDGLAGGIAYISAMSLLFVSAQFPFWAAGTLVLSALAGAALGFLRHNLHPSRIILGDAGAYFLGYTLAATALLGQLKLTTFLGLLPPALFLLLPILDTTQVVVRRLLRGQNPLSTPGKDHIHHRLLARGLSQRRVAFVLWGLALLFNLLAMAYLGMPWEAILASLLAILLGLSWVTYRRLRALLREVE
- a CDS encoding Uma2 family endonuclease; translation: MRAVVRRRPFTAKEYHRLLEAGILREDDRVELIEGEILEMSPIGSRHLAAVNRIARLFFQRFGDRAIVSVQNPIHLDPRSEPQPDLTLLKPNPSDYAEALPTPQEVLLLVEVMDTSQAYDREVKLPLYARAGIPEVWLLDLEARRLEVYRKPTPEGFAEARALGPEETVAPLSFPEARLPVAHLLVP
- the wecB gene encoding non-hydrolyzing UDP-N-acetylglucosamine 2-epimerase, whose protein sequence is MKRVVLAFGTRPEATKMAPVYLALKETPYIKPLVFLTGQHREQLQQALSLFGIREDRNLDVMQERQALPDLAARILPQAARALREMGADYVLVHGDTLTTFAVAWAAFLEGLPVGHVEAGLRSHNLKEPFPEEANRRLTDALTDLDFAPTPLAKENLLKEGKREEGILVTGQTGVDAVLLAARLGKLPEGLPPPPYVTVTMHRRENWPLLPELARALRRVAEAFPHLNFVYPVHLNPVVREAVFPVLKEVNNFVLLPPLEYGPMAALMRESLLLVTDSGGLQEEGAALGVPVVVLRNVTERPEGLQAGILKLAGTDPERVFQVVKGLLEDPEELARMRQAKNPYGDGKAGVRVARGVAWRLGLGPRPEDWRP